The DNA sequence GATCTCACCGTTGAACGTCAACAGGTAGCGGCCGCCCGCGTACGGCAGCGGCTCCTGGCTGTGCGCCACGTCGATGATCGACAGCCGCTTGTGGGCGAACACCGCGTCCGCGAACTGGCCGGTCGCGTCACCGATGATCTCCACACCGGTCTCGTCCGGCCCCCGGTGGTGAAGACACTCGAGGGCACCGGCGATCGCGTCGCGGTGGGCGGCGGCTTCGCCGCGCGCGCTGAAGAAGGCCAGAAGTCCGCACATGGCGGCCATCTTTCCACGGTCACGCCCGCCGTACGTCGGCACCGGCCCGACACCTGACGTATATCGCCGGACACCAGCGACTTCCCCCCGCCGGCGCGCGGTACGGTCGTGTACCGGCGGGGACGGACCGCGAGCAACGTTGTGGGGAGGCGTCATGGGCGACGACCGGGTCGAAAACACGCAGGCGACACGCACCGAGTCACACGACCCGGACTTTCCGGCGAAGCTGCTCGAGTTCATGCGCGGCGGCTGGCGCGAGGACCCGCTGCACGTCGGCCCGCGCCCGGAGGTACCCAACTACGCCAAGCGCCGCGCCGCACTGTCCGCCGCCTTCGCCGGCGAGACCCTGGTCATCCCGACCGGCCGCGACAAGGTACGCGCCAACGACACCGAGTACGCGTTCCGGCCCGGCAGCGACTTCGCCTACCTGACCGGCGACTACGACCCCGGCAGCGTGCTGGTGCTGCGCCCCAACGGCGGTGGCCACGACGCGATCCTCTACACCCGCCCGCAGGCGGCCCGCGACCGCGACGACGACTTCTTCCGCAGCCGCGACGGCGAGCTGTGGGTCGGCCGCCGGCACACGCTGGCCGAGAAGGCCACCGAACTGGGCCTGGAGACCGCACCGCTGACCGAGCTGGCGGCCGCGCTCGCCGACTGCGCGCCGGGGCACACCCGGGTGCTGCGCGGGTTCGACGCCCGCGTCGACGCCACCGTCCGGCCGTACGACCCCAACCGGGCCGGGGCCCGCGACCGTGAACTGGCCGCGGTGCTGTCCGAGCTCAAGCTGGTCAAGGACGAGTGGGAGATCGCCCAGCTCCAGGACGCGATCGACGCCACCGTACGCGGCTTCGAGGACGTGGCCCGGATCCTGCCGGCCGACCGGCCGGTCAGCGAGCGGCTGGTCGAGGGCATCTTCGGCCTGCGGGCCCGGCACGACGGCAACGACGTCGGCTACGCCACGATCGTCGGTGGCGGCGCGCACGCCACGATCCTGCACTGGACCCGCAACACCGGCACCACCCGCCCCGGCGACCTGCTGTTGATGGACATGGGCGTGGAGAACCGGCACCTCTACACCGCCGACGTGACCCGCACCTTCCCGGTCAACGGCACCTTCACCGCGCTCCAGCGCCAGGTCTACGACGTCGTGTACGCGTCGCAGCAGGCCGGCATGGACGCGATCAAGCCCGGCGTGAAGTTCCAGGACATCCACCTGACCTGCATGCGGGTGCTCGCGCAGGGCCTCGCCGACCTGGGCATCCTGCCGGTGAGCGTCGACGAGGCGATGGAGTCCGACTCGTCGGTCTACCGCCGGTGGACCCTGCACGGCTTCGGCCACATGCTGGGCATCGACGTGCACGACTGCGCCAACGCCCGCAAGGAGCACTACCGCGACGGCACCCTCGCCGAGGGCAACGTGCTGACCGTGGAGCCCGGCCTCTACTTCCAGGCCGAGGACGACCTGGTTCCCGAGGAACTGCGCGGGGTCGGCGTACGCATCGAAGACGACGTGCTGGTGACCCCTGCCGGCGCGGTCAACCTCTCGGCGGGCCTGCCCCGGCGGTCCGACGAGGTGGAGAGCTGGCTCGCCACCCAGCGGGAGGCCGGTCACCGACTGCCCGGCTGACGCCCGTACCGAGCTCGAACCGAGGCGCCCGGCGACCGGCCGGGCGCCCCACCGTGGTGCCTGGAAGGATCCACGGCACCACGGTGTTCGACCGTGCCTCCCCGCAGGGGTGGGGCGGCACGACCACGAGGAGGTTTCATGCGGGTCCGCAGAGTCGCGGCCTGGACCACGGCGGCGCTGGTCGTCACCTTCGGAGCCACCGCCTGCACCGGCGGCGACGACGTGCCGGCGGACACGATCGTCGTCGGCCTGGCCGAACCGGCGCACCTGATCCCGTCGAACACCATCGAACCGAACGGGGCACAGGTGCTGGCCGCCCTGTTCACCCCGCTCGTCGGCTTCGACGCCGAGCACCGGCCGGTGCCGCTGGCGGCCGAGTCGGTGGAGTCCGAGGACAACTCGGAGTGGACGGTGAAGCTCAAGCCCGGATTCACCTTCCACAACGGCGAGAACGTCACCGCCGACAGCTACCTCAACGCCTGGAACCACGCCGCGTACGGCCCCAACGGGCAGGCCGGCGGCTACCTGTACGAGAAGGTCGACGGCTACGCCGACCTGCAGACGACCGACCCGGACGGCCCGGACAGCGGGCAGCCCGCCACCGAACCGAAGGCCCGTACGCTCACCGGGCTGGCCAAGGTCGACGACCTGACGTTCACGGTCCGGCTGTCGGCGCCGTTCGCCGAGTTCCCGTCGATCCTCGGGCACCGGGCGTTCCTGCCGCTGCCGGCCTCGGCCTGGCAGTCCGAGGGGGTGCTGAAGGCCGACTTCGAGCGGGCCGTGGTCGGGCAGGGGCCGTTCCGGCTGAAGGGCACCTGGGAGCCCGGAAAACCCATCGAGGTCGAACGCTACGACGCCTACCCGGGCGAGAAGCCCCGGCTCAGGAGCGTGCAGTTCCGGATCTACGACCAGCTCTCCGCCGGGCTCGCCGACCTGACCGACGGCGCCACCGACCTCGTCCGCAACATCCCGGCCACCAGCGTCAAGGCGGCGCAGGAGGCGCTGGGCGACCGGCTGCGCAACGGCCCGAACTCGGCGTACCAGTTCCTGGCGTTCCCGACGTACGAGCCGGAGTTCGCCTCGCCGGAGGTGCGCCGGGCGATCTCGATGGCGATCGACCGGGACGCGGTCAACGGCTCCGGTGACCAGCAGGCACCGGCCCGCTCGTTCGTGTCCCCGCTGGTCGCCGGCGCCCGGCCGGACACCTGCGGCGAGGCGTGCGTGTTCGACCCGGCCAAGGCGAAGGCGGCGTACCAGGCGGCGGAGGGCCCGGCAACGCTGCGGATCACGTTCAACGACGACGGCGGCCACCGCGAGTGGGTCGACGCCGTCTGCGGACAGTTGCGCACCAACCTCGGCGTCCAGTGCGAGGCGGTCGCCGAACCGACGTACCGCGACGTGCTGCGCAAGGTCGACGCCCGGCAGCCGGTCGGCCTGTTCCGGCAGGCCTGGTCGATGGACTACCCGTCGATGGAGAACTACCTGGCCCCGCTGTACGCCAGCGGCGGCTCGTCGAACTACTCCGGATTCAGCGACGCCGGCTTCGACACGCTGCTGCGCGAAGGCGGCCGGGCCGCCGACCAGGCCGCCGCGATCAGCAAGTACCAGGAGGCGGAGGCGGTGCTGGCCGAGCAGGTGCCGGTGCTGCCGCTGCGGTTCGGCCGGGAGAGCTACGGCCACTCCGAGCGGGTCCGCAACGTCGAGACCGACGCGTACGGCCAGATCGACCTGTTGAAGGTCGAACTGACCAGCTGACGGCCCGGGGCGGGTCTGACCGGCCCGGGTCGGCTGGCGGCCGGGACACACGTTGCTGTCGCGGGCCACAGCGAATTCGATGTATCCACACTGAATTCGCTGTGGCCCGCGACAGTTACCCCTCCGGCGGGTCCGGCCACACCAGCGGATGCTGAGATCGTCGCCGCAGGGCAGTTGGAACCCTGTTTCCGTTCGGTCTGGACGTAGGATGCTCTCTGCATGCTGGACTGGCGCACGGAGGCGACCTCTTGCTACTGCGATTCGAGGTATCCAACCACCGCTCGATCAAGGAGCCGGTGGAGCTGTCGATGATCGCCGTCGACGAGGATCGGCCGTCGGCGCGCGCGTTCGAGCGACTCTCCGAACGTGTCCTCAGCATCGCCGGTATCTACGGTCCGAACGCGTCCGGAAAGTCCAACGTGCTCGACGCACTCGCCTGGCTCTCCGCGGCGGTAGGCCGGTCGCTACGCACCTGGGAAGAGGTCATACCCCGCGAACCCTTCAAGTTTGACGGGTGGCTGGAGAGAGCATCGACGTTCGAACTCGACATGATGGTGGCCGACGTCCGACACACGTATCGACTCGAGGTCGATGATTCGGCGGTCATTTTCGAGCAGCTACAGAGCTACCCGGAACAGCGAGCCAGGACCCTTCTCGAGCGTGAGGGGATGGAGCTCAGTTTCCGCCGCGGATTGAAGGGACTGTCCGGCACCCGCCAACTGTTGACGTCGACGACCCTGGCCCTCTCGGCGGCGGCACGTTTCGGCGAGCCCGAGATTCTGAACTTCAGAAAGTCCCTGGAGCAGATCGGCCTCTTGGGCACCCGACACCGGGTGCCCCGTTGGCGCGAACAGTCGGCCGGGCTGGGCCGGACCATGCGCCTGTTCGACACCCCGAGCGGCGAGGGGCGACAGGGCGCCTCGGACGAGGAAGCCGCCCACCTCGTGAACCGGGAAACCGCGTTGACGCTACTGAGATTCGCGGACCTGGGAATCGAGGACGTCGAAATCCTCGAAGAAAGACTGCCCGACCTCTTCGCGGACCTTAGGGGGGCCCGAAAAAGGGTGCGACTGATTCACCGGGCCGCCGACCAGGAGCTTCCGTTCGAACTGGACGAGGAGTCCGAAGGAACCCGGACCTGGTACCACCTGATCGGGCCGGTGCTGAAGGCTCTTCGGACCGGCCAGGTACTACTCTTCGACGAGATCGACGCCAGCCTGCATCCGCGCCTGTCCGCGAAGTTGCTGGAGTTGTTCCAGGATCCGGTCACGAACCCGCACGGTGCGCAACTGGTGTTCACCACCCACGACACGAGCCTGCTCAATCACCTCAACCGGGACGAGGTGTGGCTGACCGAGAAGGCCGCGGAGGGGTCGACCACCCTCACCGCACTGGCCGAGTTCGGTGGGGACAGGGTGCGTAGATCCCTCAACCTGGAAAGGGCCTATCTGCAGGGAAGGTTCGGCGCGGTTCCCGAACTCGACCAGCAGACCCTGCGTCGGGCGCTCGGCATGGCCGCCCAGGAGGACTGATGGCGGCACGTGGTCGGACGGGCCCCAAATCCCTCAAACGCAAGGTCGGCACCCGGCTACCCCGAAAGACCCTCGCCGTGTACTGCGAAGGGCAGCGCACGGAACCCGAATACCTGGAAGCCCTCCGGCGGGAGCCGCTGATCCGGGACGTGGCCGCCGTGGATCTGACGATCGAGACCCAGGGCAAGGGCTCGGTACCACTGACTCTGGTCAAGATGGCGATCGCCGCGAAGGAGAAGACGGACCGCGAGCAGGGTGAGGTGGACGAGTTCTGGTGTGTCTTCGACGTCGAGTGGCCGAGGAACCATCCAGGACTCACCGAGGCACTGACGCTCGCCGCCCGGCACGGCATTCTGGTCGCGGTCTCGAACCCCTGTTTCGAGCTGTGGCTGGCCCTGCACTTCAACGACCACCGGCGATGGCTCGACAACGACGGAGCCCGGAGGCTCCGCCGGACCCACGACGGACAGTCGGACAAGGGACTCGCGGCGCAGACCTACATGACGTTGCGGAAGGCGGCGGCCGACCGGGCCAGGGCACTGGAGAAGTGGCATGCCGGCAACGGCACCGAGTTTCCGCACGACAACCCGTCCACCGGCATGCACCGGCTCATCGCCTCCGTAACACCGCCGTTCGACCACTGACGGCTCAGGAGCGTTTGCGGGCGAACCAGACCTCCTCGGTCGGCCACCGACGCGCCCAGTCGAGGCCGACGAAGTCGTACGCGGTCTGCGCGCCCTCCGGTGCCCGCACCTCGATCAGGTCCTCGACCTCGAAGCCGCAGCGGCGCAGCAGCCGGATCATCTCGCCGTGCGGCAGGTGGAACTCGACCCCCTCGCCCGGCCACTCGAGACGGTGCAGCCCGAACAGCGGGCGCAGCAGCGTCTCGCCGGCCGCGCCGACGTCGGGCATCGTCAGCATCAGCTGCACGGAGTTGGCCAGGAAGATCAGCCGGCCGCCGGGGCGCAGCAGCCGGGCCGCCTCGGGGATCCACCGGTACGGGTCGCACCAGATCGCCGCGCCGTACTCGCTGATCGCCAGGTCGGCGCAGGCGTCCGGCAGCGGCACCTCCTCGGCGTTGGCCAGGATCAGCGGGAAGTGCAGATCGAAGCGTTCCTGCATGGCGCGGGCGGTGGCGAGCTGGCGGGGCGAGTTGTCGATGCCGATCGGGCGGGCGCCGCGGCGGGCCAGCCAGGCCGAGACGTAGGCGGTGCCGCAGCCGAGTTCGACCGCGTCGAGGCCGGCGACGTCGGCGGGCAGGACGGGCAGCTCGGACTGCGGGATCTTCCAGATGCCCCAGTCGGGTTCGTCGGCCGCCCAGTTGGCGGGAGCCCGCTCGGCGTACCAGTCGGCGATGTTGTCCCAGACCTCGCGGTTGGTCTGTACGTGGTTGGTGGTCACGGCTCATTGCACGCCGCGCGGCGGCGCCCCGGCAACGGATTTGCCGGGGCGCCGCCGTGGCGGGTCAGCGTTCGACGTACACGGCCACGCTGCGGGCGGGGACCGTGAAGGTGCCCGTGCCGCGGTCGAAGGTCGCGGTACGCAGGACCGGGTCGGCCGAGTCGGCCAGCACCGGGTGCAGGGCGACGTTCGCGCCGCGCAGCCCGTCGACCTTCTGCGTCGCGGCCTGCGGGCCGGCGTTGAACACGACGGTCACCGACTTCCACTGCCGGTCCAGGCCCCGGCCGTCGAGCCGCATGGTGATCACGCCCGGGGTCTCGGCGGTGCCGGACAGCGGGAACGTCACCCGCTTCTGCACCTCGGCGGCGGTCGGCAGCCCGAACACCGGCGACGACTCCCGGATCCGGAGCAGCTCCCGGTAGCGCGCGTCGGTCAGCCCGACCGCGGCACAGTCCGGCACCAGGGCCGGGTTCGCCAGCAGCGGCCGGGCGTACGACCACTTCTCCTGGTTGTCGCCGGCCGGCGGCAGCCCGATGCCGAAGCCGTTGCCGTCGGCGCAGTCCCAGCGGATCTGGTTGAACCAGTCGCCGGAGTTGTACGAGTTGCGGTCCAGCGACTTCGACCGCAGCCGCTCGGTGCCGGTGGTGACGAACCCGGTCCCCTGGCCCATCACGACGGTGCTCATCGCGAGCACCTGCATCCGGGCCCGGTCGGTCATCGACGTACCGGTCGGCAGCTTGTAGACCAACGCGTCGTACAGGATCTCGTTGTCGTGCGCGTCGACGTATGTGACCGCCTCGCCGGGCGCGGCGGTGTAGCCGGCCGGTGAGCCGTTGTAGTCGACCTGCCGGCCGGTGACCGGGGTGCCGGCGGTGGAGGTGAACCGGTAGTCGGCGAGGTTGCCGGTCAGGCCGACCTTGATCTGGTCGTGCTGGTGCAGCAGCCGGGCCCGCTGCGCGGCCTCGTCACCGTTGACCGGGTCACCGTTCGGGTCGGTGAACAGGCCGCTGGCGAAGCCCTGCACGCGCGGGTTCTCGTCGAACGGGCCGCCGCCGCGTACGGCGTCGCGCAGCCGGTCGTTGAAGGTGCCGATGCCGGTGCCGGCCATGTTGAACTGGGTGGCCTGGACGAAGCGGGCGTTGCCGGTGACCTCGCCGAAGTCCCAGCCCTCGCCGT is a window from the Polymorphospora rubra genome containing:
- a CDS encoding peptide ABC transporter substrate-binding protein, giving the protein MRVRRVAAWTTAALVVTFGATACTGGDDVPADTIVVGLAEPAHLIPSNTIEPNGAQVLAALFTPLVGFDAEHRPVPLAAESVESEDNSEWTVKLKPGFTFHNGENVTADSYLNAWNHAAYGPNGQAGGYLYEKVDGYADLQTTDPDGPDSGQPATEPKARTLTGLAKVDDLTFTVRLSAPFAEFPSILGHRAFLPLPASAWQSEGVLKADFERAVVGQGPFRLKGTWEPGKPIEVERYDAYPGEKPRLRSVQFRIYDQLSAGLADLTDGATDLVRNIPATSVKAAQEALGDRLRNGPNSAYQFLAFPTYEPEFASPEVRRAISMAIDRDAVNGSGDQQAPARSFVSPLVAGARPDTCGEACVFDPAKAKAAYQAAEGPATLRITFNDDGGHREWVDAVCGQLRTNLGVQCEAVAEPTYRDVLRKVDARQPVGLFRQAWSMDYPSMENYLAPLYASGGSSNYSGFSDAGFDTLLREGGRAADQAAAISKYQEAEAVLAEQVPVLPLRFGRESYGHSERVRNVETDAYGQIDLLKVELTS
- a CDS encoding RloB family protein; translation: MAARGRTGPKSLKRKVGTRLPRKTLAVYCEGQRTEPEYLEALRREPLIRDVAAVDLTIETQGKGSVPLTLVKMAIAAKEKTDREQGEVDEFWCVFDVEWPRNHPGLTEALTLAARHGILVAVSNPCFELWLALHFNDHRRWLDNDGARRLRRTHDGQSDKGLAAQTYMTLRKAAADRARALEKWHAGNGTEFPHDNPSTGMHRLIASVTPPFDH
- a CDS encoding class I SAM-dependent methyltransferase, whose protein sequence is MTTNHVQTNREVWDNIADWYAERAPANWAADEPDWGIWKIPQSELPVLPADVAGLDAVELGCGTAYVSAWLARRGARPIGIDNSPRQLATARAMQERFDLHFPLILANAEEVPLPDACADLAISEYGAAIWCDPYRWIPEAARLLRPGGRLIFLANSVQLMLTMPDVGAAGETLLRPLFGLHRLEWPGEGVEFHLPHGEMIRLLRRCGFEVEDLIEVRAPEGAQTAYDFVGLDWARRWPTEEVWFARKRS
- a CDS encoding AAA family ATPase; translated protein: MELSMIAVDEDRPSARAFERLSERVLSIAGIYGPNASGKSNVLDALAWLSAAVGRSLRTWEEVIPREPFKFDGWLERASTFELDMMVADVRHTYRLEVDDSAVIFEQLQSYPEQRARTLLEREGMELSFRRGLKGLSGTRQLLTSTTLALSAAARFGEPEILNFRKSLEQIGLLGTRHRVPRWREQSAGLGRTMRLFDTPSGEGRQGASDEEAAHLVNRETALTLLRFADLGIEDVEILEERLPDLFADLRGARKRVRLIHRAADQELPFELDEESEGTRTWYHLIGPVLKALRTGQVLLFDEIDASLHPRLSAKLLELFQDPVTNPHGAQLVFTTHDTSLLNHLNRDEVWLTEKAAEGSTTLTALAEFGGDRVRRSLNLERAYLQGRFGAVPELDQQTLRRALGMAAQED
- a CDS encoding aminopeptidase P family protein; this encodes MGDDRVENTQATRTESHDPDFPAKLLEFMRGGWREDPLHVGPRPEVPNYAKRRAALSAAFAGETLVIPTGRDKVRANDTEYAFRPGSDFAYLTGDYDPGSVLVLRPNGGGHDAILYTRPQAARDRDDDFFRSRDGELWVGRRHTLAEKATELGLETAPLTELAAALADCAPGHTRVLRGFDARVDATVRPYDPNRAGARDRELAAVLSELKLVKDEWEIAQLQDAIDATVRGFEDVARILPADRPVSERLVEGIFGLRARHDGNDVGYATIVGGGAHATILHWTRNTGTTRPGDLLLMDMGVENRHLYTADVTRTFPVNGTFTALQRQVYDVVYASQQAGMDAIKPGVKFQDIHLTCMRVLAQGLADLGILPVSVDEAMESDSSVYRRWTLHGFGHMLGIDVHDCANARKEHYRDGTLAEGNVLTVEPGLYFQAEDDLVPEELRGVGVRIEDDVLVTPAGAVNLSAGLPRRSDEVESWLATQREAGHRLPG